Proteins encoded by one window of Rhodamnia argentea isolate NSW1041297 chromosome 6, ASM2092103v1, whole genome shotgun sequence:
- the LOC115725979 gene encoding polygalacturonase 1 beta-like protein 3 — MSPLPLLLLLLLSFFSASQARSGPMQVASAAPAADASPFTPKAYLVRYWNRHVANDLPKPPFLLSKASPLTAADAVAFAKLAARGAISAHLPSFCTAARLLCFPELPSATRERHDRDSDFATYSNKNFTTYGASRAGGHDSFKGYAVDQNLPVSSFHQYSRGSITHRDEFSVYAAEGNVADQSFNSYGAGSTGGHGGFVEYNKDVNIANLKFNNYGSSGEGRSHSFTGYTEATNAGDETFATYGKGGNRAPNEFTAYATESNHVGSGFSGYSQGGDGANNSFTSYGVGGNNPQNSFKSYDNGGNGAVESFKTYRERANSGDDSFTSYAKGSNPAEVNFANYGKSFNEGTDKFTGYGGGAPAQAVGFKVYGVNNTFKAYGKNAVATFSSYTNRTTSAIAAVDGKNVNTWVEPGKFFRESMLKTGTVMPMPDIRDKMPRRSFLPRSIASKLPFSTAKFDELKQIFHAGENSTMEKIMADALGECERVPSRGESKQCVSSIEDMIDFATSILGRDVAVRSTESIEGSNREILIGQVKGINGGRVTKSVSCHQSLFPYLLYYCHSVPKVRVYEADILDPKLKTKINHGVAICHLDTSAWSANHGAFLALGSSPGQIEVCHWIFENDMNWAIAD, encoded by the coding sequence ATGtctcccctccccctcctcctcctcctcttgcttTCGTTTTTCAGCGCGAGCCAAGCTCGCTCAGGCCCAATGCAGGTTGCTTCCGCCGCCCCAGCCGCCGATGCCAGTCCGTTCACTCCCAAGGCGTACCTCGTCCGCTACTGGAACCGGCACGTGGCCAACGACCTCCCCAAACCGCCCTTCCTCCTGTCCAAGGCCTCGCCCCTGACCGCTGCGGACGCGGTGGCGTTCGCCAAGCTCGCCGCCCGAGGCGCTATCTCCGCCCACCTCCCGTCCTTCTGCACCGCCGCACGGCTGCTTTGCTTCCCGGAGCTGCCATCAGCCACCCGGGAGAGGCACGACCGGGACTCTGATTTCGCCACCTACTCCAACAAGAACTTCACCACCTACGGCGCCAGCCGGGCCGGCGGGCACGACTCGTTCAAGGGCTACGCCGTCGACCAGAACCTACCCGTCAGCTCGTTCCACCAGTACAGCCGCGGCTCGATAACTCACCGCGATGAGTTCTCTGTCTACGCAGCTGAAGGAAACGTGGCAGACCAGAGCTTCAACAGCTATGGAGCCGGCTCCACCGGTGGCCACGGCGGGTTCGTTGAGTACAACAAAGACGTCAACATAGCCAATCTCAAATTCAACAACTATGGCTCCAGCGGGGAAGGACGATCGCATTCCTTCACCGGTTACACCGAGGCGACCAATGCGGGGGACGAGACGTTTGCCACGTACGGCAAGGGCGGAAACAGAGCTCCAAACGAGTTCACGGCCTACGCAACTGAGTCCAACCACGTGGGATCTGGGTTTAGCGGCTACAGCCAAGGCGGTGATGGCGCGAACAACAGCTTCACGAGTTACGGCGTCGGTGGGAACAACCCCCAGAACAGCTTCAAGAGCTACGACAATGGCGGCAACGGTGCGGTCGAGAGCTTCAAGACGTACCGGGAGAGAGCCAACTCGGGGGACGACTCATTCACTTCGTACGCCAAGGGCTCGAACCCGGCGGAGGTCAACTTCGCCAACTACGGCAAGTCTTTCAACGAGGGGACCGATAAGTTCACTGGGTATGGCGGAGGAGCTCCAGCGCAGGCCGTAGGGTTCAAGGTCTACGGCGTCAACAACACCTTCAAGGCCTATGGTAAGAATGCGGTTGCCACCTTCTCTAGCTACACGAACAGAACAACATCGGCAATCGCGGCCGTGGATGGGAAGAACGTAAACACCTGGGTGGAGCCAGGTAAATTCTTCCGGGAGTCGATGCTGAAGACGGGGACGGTGATGCCAATGCCCGACATTCGGGACAAAATGCCTAGAAGATCATTTTTGCCGCGGAGCATCGCGTCCAAGTTACCCTTCTCGACCGCAAAGTTCGACGAGCTCAAGCAAATCTTCCACGCCGGAGAGAATTCTaccatggagaagatcatggcGGACGCGCTCGGAGAGTGCGAGAGAGTGCCGAGCCGCGGCGAGTCCAAGCAGTGTGTGTCCTCCATTGAGGATATGATCGATTTCGCCACGTCGATCCTAGGACGCGACGTGGCAGTTCGGTCCACGGAAAGCATTGAAGGTTCGAACCGCGAGATCCTAATCGGACAAGTCAAAGGGATCAACGGCGGCAGAGTAACCAAGTCCGTGTCATGCCACCAGAGCCTGTTTCCTTATTTGCTCTATTACTGCCATTCGGTTCCCAAGGTCCGGGTCTATGAAGCGGATATACTGGATCCGAAGCTCAAGACCAAGATCAACCACGGCGTCGCCATCTGCCATCTCGACACGTCAGCTTGGAGCGCGAACCATGGCGCTTTCCTTGCGCTAGGGTCAAGTCCGGGACAGATCGAGGTCTGTCATTGGATTTTCGAGAACGACATGAACTGGGCAATAGCCGACTAG
- the LOC115725986 gene encoding uncharacterized protein LOC115725986 yields MSTLAPGILMKLLNGMNTGVKPTSEHRSSLLQVTDIVPADLDEKNLWPKHGFYIKISDSSHSIYASLPSEQDDFVLSNKMQLGQFVYIDRLEPGSPVPLIKGARPLPGRHPLVGTPEPIMGLREKGERNDLTKSVSRVSSCRRGSWGKGPGGGGDSLSSPMALKPVPLDFDQCTPVKERASSSARNLSVSPLIRGRLVRDVGSGMGIRSSVGGGLLAKMVDTKGESLALLRKSCITPAAKFPRSRSACDRDARVTVTSFNSAEKKSATPPPSMRKVRGVSALNADGDGHTPSMPKASSKSQALFANLSGDNSGTSLPMNLPGKLSILGKEAVSQRETAQKIALQALRDASATETVVRSLKMFSNLSRSARADAPAACFDKFLEFHQQILQAVSDMVSIQAATDMAQNKDLLDKDKEPEQDCQILHEIADNSMELSRHSDQSSSRRRNPLCKSVAAIPDRGGKILKSIANPKFPLERRIPSTPLSKIALESIGENDENKKPASCGLSNTIKLGKQIEAEAGKWFMDFLEKALEAGLKKSKGAGDGDAKKVPQSLIVKVINWIEVEQCDSTKHPVHPKATQIARKLRIKMKNP; encoded by the exons ATGTCGACGCTGGCACCTGGGATTCTTATGAAGCTCCTCAATGGAATGAACACGGGGGTCAAGCCCACGAGCGAGCACAGGAGCTCGCTCTTGCAAGTCACAGACATCGTGCCTGCCGATCTCGACGAGAAGAACCTCTGGCCCAAGCACGGGTTCTACATCAAGATCTCCGATTCCTCGCACTCCATCTACGCCAGTCTCCCCTCGGAGCAAGACGATTTCGTCCTCAGCAACAAAATGCAGCTTGGCCAGTTCGTTTACATTGATAGGTTGGAGCCGGGCTCCCCGGTTCCTCTGATCAAGGGCGCGAGGCCTCTCCCGGGACGGCACCCACTGGTTGGCACGCCAGAGCCAATCATGGGTCTTCGAGAAAAGGGCGAGAGGAATGACCTTACAAAATCAGTTTCGAGGGTTTCGTCTTGTAGAAGAGGCTCTTGGGGCAAAGGGCCTGGTGGTGGGGGAGATAGCCTTTCATCTCCGATGGCTTTGAAGCCGGTCCCATTGGATTTCGATCAGTGCACGCCGGTGAAAGAGAGAGCTAGTTCTTCGGCGAGGAATCTGTCGGTTTCGCCTCTGATCAGAGGGAGGTTGGTGAGGGATGTAGGTTCGGGCATGGGGATTCGGTCCTCAGTCGGCGGTGGGCTTTTGGCGAAGATGGTGGATACCAAAGGAGAGAGTCTTGCTTTGCTCAGAAAGAGCTGCATCACGCCGGCAGCAAAATTTCCCAGAAGCAGGAGTGCCTGCGACAGGGACGCAAGGGTCACAGTGACATCCTTCAACTCAGCT GAAAAGAAAAGCGCGACCCCACCGCCCAGTATGAGGAAGGTGAGAGGAGTGTCTGCTTTGAACGCAGATGGAGATGGACATACACCCTCCATGCCAAAAGCCTCCTCGAAATCGCAAGCCCTATTTGCTAATCTATCAGGGGATAATAGTGGCACCAGTTTGCCTATGAACTTGCCTGGAAAGCTTAGTATCTTAGGCAAG GAGGCCGTTTCGCAGCGCGAGACAGCTCAGAAAATCGCTCTCCAAGCGCTAAGAGATGCTTCAGCAACCGAAACTGTAGTCCGGTCGCTAAA GATGTTTTCCAACTTAAGCAGATCAGCAAGAGCAGATGCTCCTGCGGCCTGCTTTGATAAGTTCCTGGAGTTTCATCAGCAAATCCTGCAAGCGGTGTCCGACATGGTGTCCATTCAGGCGGCCACTGACATGGCTCAAAACAAGGACCTCCTGGACAAGGACAAAGAACCTGAACAGGATTGCCAAATCTTACACGAAATAGCAGACAATTCGATGGAGCTATCCCGGCACTCGGACCAAAGCTCGTCCAGAAGACGAAACCCGCTCTGCAAGTCCGTGGCAGCGATTCCTGATAGAGGCGGAAAGATTCTGAAATCCATTGCCAACCCGAAATTCCCTTTGGAAAGGAGAATCCCGTCGACTCCGCTCAGCAAGATAGCCCTCGAAAGCATCGGCGAGAATGACGAGAACAAGAAACCGGCTTCGTGTGGCTTGAGCAACACGATCAAATTGGGAAAACAGATCGAAGCGGAAGCTGGGAAATGGTTCATGGATTTCCTGGAGAAAGCGCTGGAGGCGGGATTGAAGAAATCAAAGGGAGCGGGAGATGGGGACGCCAAGAAAGTGCCGCAGTCGCTCATCGTCAAGGTCATAAACTGGATAGAGGTCGAGCAATGCGACAGCACAAAGCACCCGGTCCATCCTAAGGCAACACAGATTGCCCGGAAGCTGAGAATTAAGATGAAGAACCCTTGA
- the LOC115725993 gene encoding pre-mRNA-processing factor 17 isoform X2 yields the protein MDLLQSYAEDKDDDLGPHSSPESSPPRLLPSKSAAPKVDDTTLALTVAQANQTLARPIDPSQHAVAFNPTYDQLWAPIYGPAHPYAKDGIAQGMRNHKLGFVEDAAIGSFLFDEQYNTFQKYGYAADPSASAGNEYVGDLDVLKQNDGISVYNIRQQEQKRRRIEQKREDEEQGAEAPSEEADPAEADNPATDAWLMKNKTSPWAGKKEGLQAELTEEQKKYAEEYAKKKGEERGEGGREKAEVVPDKSTFHGKEEKDYQGRSWIAPPKDAKATNDHCYIPKRLVHTWSGHTKGVSAIRFFPKHGHLILSAGMDTKVKIWDVFNSGKCMRTYMGHSKAVRDISFCNDGTKFLTAGYDKNIKYWDTETGKVISTFSTGKIPYVVKLHPDDEKQNILLAGMSDKKIVQWDMNTGQITQEYDQHLGAVNTITFVDDNRRFVTSSDDKSLRVWEFGIPVVIKYISEPHMHSMPSISLHPNTNWLAAQSLDNQILIYSTRERFQLNKKKRFAGHIVAGYACQVNFSPDGRFVMSGDGEGRCWFWDWKSCKVFRTLKCHEGVCIGCEWHPLEQSKVATCGWDGLIKYW from the coding sequence ATGGATCTTCTGCAATCTTACGCAGAGGACAAGGACGACGATCTAGGCCCTCATTCGTCGCCGGAATCTTCCCCCCCTCGCCTCCTCCCCTCCAAATCCGCCGCCCCGAAGGTCGACGACACCACGCTCGCCCTCACCGTCGCTCAGGCCAACCAAACCCTAGCCCGCCCCATCGACCCGTCTCAGCACGCCGTCGCCTTCAACCCCACCTACGATCAGCTCTGGGCCCCTATCTACGGCCCCGCCCACCCCTACGCCAAGGATGGCATCGCCCAGGGCATGCGCAACCACAAGCTCGGCTTCGTCGAGGACGCCGCTATCGGCTCCTTCCTCTTCGACGAGCAGTACAACACGTTCCAGAAATATGGGTATGCGGCCGATCCCTCTGCTTCCGCGGGGAATGAATATGTCGGCGATCTCGACGTGCTCAAGCAGAACGACGGCATTTCGGTGTATAATATTCGCCAGCAGGAGCAGAAGCGGCGGCGGATTGAGCAGAAGAGGGAAGATGAGGAGCAAGGTGCGGAGGCCCCGAGCGAGGAGGCGGACCCTGCTGAGGCTGATAACCCGGCGACGGACGCGTGGTTGATGAAGAACAAGACGTCGCCGTGGGCGGGCAAGAAGGAAGGGCTGCAGGCAGAGCTGACGGAGGAGCAGAAGAAGTATGCTGAGGAGTACGCGAAGAAGAAGGGCGAGGAGAGGGGCGAGGGGGGCAGAGAGAAGGCGGAGGTGGTTCCGGATAAGAGCACTTTCCATGGTAAAGAGGAGAAGGATTATCAGGGCAGGTCGTGGATTGCGCCGCCCAAGGATGCCAAGGCGACAAATGATCATTGTTATATACCCAAGAGATTGGTGCACACTTGGAGTGGGCACACCAAGGGTGTGTCTGCAATTAGGTTCTTCCCCAAGCATGGGCACTTGATCCTCTCAGCTGGGATGGATACTAAAGTGAAGATCTGGGACGTGTTCAATTCAGGTAAGTGTATGAGGACCTATATGGGTCATTCTAAAGCTGTTAGGGACATATCGTTTTGTAATGACGGGACTAAGTTTTTGACTGCTGGTTATGATAAGAACATCAAATACTGGGATACAGAAACCGGGAAGGTTATCTCTACCTTTTCGACTGGGAAGATTCCTTATGTGGTTAAGTTGCATCCAGATGATGAAAAGCAGAATATTTTGTTGGCCGGAATGAGTGATAAAAAGATTGTTCAGTGGGATATGAATACGGGGCAAATTACGCAGGAATATGATCAGCATTTGGGTGCAGTGAATACGATTACCTTTGTCGATGATAACCGGAGGTTTGTGACATCAAGCGATGATAAGTCGCTTCGTGTTTGGGAATTTGGGATCCCTGTGGTTATTAAGTATATAAGTGAGCCTCATATGCATTCTATGCCCTCGATCTCATTGCACCCAAACACGAATTGGCTTGCAGCCCAGAGTTTGGACAATCAGATTCTTATTTATAGCACTAGGGAAAGATTTCAGCTGAATAAGAAGAAGAGGTTTGCTGGCCACATTGTGGCTGGCTACGCTTGTCAAGTTAACTTCTCACCAGATGGACGGTTTGTTATGTCTGGAGATGGAGAGGGTAGATGCTGGTTTTGGGACTGGAAGAGTTGCAAAGTCTTCAGAACTCTGAAATGTCATGAGGGGGTGTGTATTGGGTGTGAGTGGCATCCACTGGAACAGAGTAAAGTAGCAACCTGTGGCTGGGATGGCTTGATCAAGTATTGGTAA
- the LOC115725993 gene encoding pre-mRNA-processing factor 17 isoform X1, with product MDLLQSYAEDKDDDLGPHSSPESSPPRLLPSKSAAPKVDDTTLALTVAQANQTLARPIDPSQHAVAFNPTYDQLWAPIYGPAHPYAKDGIAQGMRNHKLGFVEDAAIGSFLFDEQYNTFQKYGYAADPSASAGNEYVGDLDVLKQNDGISVYNIRQQEQKRRRIEQKREDEEQGAEAPSEEADPAEADNPATDAWLMKNKTSPWAGKKEGLQAELTEEQKKYAEEYAKKKGEERGEGGREKAEVVPDKSTFHGKEEKDYQGRSWIAPPKDAKATNDHCYIPKRLVHTWSGHTKGVSAIRFFPKHGHLILSAGMDTKVKIWDVFNSGKCMRTYMGHSKAVRDISFCNDGTKFLTAGYDKNIKYWDTETGKVISTFSTGKIPYVVKLHPDDEKQNILLAGMSDKKIVQWDMNTGQITQEYDQHLGAVNTITFVDDNRRFVTSSDDKSLRVWEFGIPVVIKYISEPHMHSMPSISLHPNTNWLAAQSLDNQILIYSTRERFQLNKKKRFAGHIVAGYACQVNFSPDGRFVMSGDGEGRCWFWDWKSCKVFRTLKCHEGVCIGCEWHPLEQSKVATCGWDGLIKYWD from the exons ATGGATCTTCTGCAATCTTACGCAGAGGACAAGGACGACGATCTAGGCCCTCATTCGTCGCCGGAATCTTCCCCCCCTCGCCTCCTCCCCTCCAAATCCGCCGCCCCGAAGGTCGACGACACCACGCTCGCCCTCACCGTCGCTCAGGCCAACCAAACCCTAGCCCGCCCCATCGACCCGTCTCAGCACGCCGTCGCCTTCAACCCCACCTACGATCAGCTCTGGGCCCCTATCTACGGCCCCGCCCACCCCTACGCCAAGGATGGCATCGCCCAGGGCATGCGCAACCACAAGCTCGGCTTCGTCGAGGACGCCGCTATCGGCTCCTTCCTCTTCGACGAGCAGTACAACACGTTCCAGAAATATGGGTATGCGGCCGATCCCTCTGCTTCCGCGGGGAATGAATATGTCGGCGATCTCGACGTGCTCAAGCAGAACGACGGCATTTCGGTGTATAATATTCGCCAGCAGGAGCAGAAGCGGCGGCGGATTGAGCAGAAGAGGGAAGATGAGGAGCAAGGTGCGGAGGCCCCGAGCGAGGAGGCGGACCCTGCTGAGGCTGATAACCCGGCGACGGACGCGTGGTTGATGAAGAACAAGACGTCGCCGTGGGCGGGCAAGAAGGAAGGGCTGCAGGCAGAGCTGACGGAGGAGCAGAAGAAGTATGCTGAGGAGTACGCGAAGAAGAAGGGCGAGGAGAGGGGCGAGGGGGGCAGAGAGAAGGCGGAGGTGGTTCCGGATAAGAGCACTTTCCATGGTAAAGAGGAGAAGGATTATCAGGGCAGGTCGTGGATTGCGCCGCCCAAGGATGCCAAGGCGACAAATGATCATTGTTATATACCCAAGAGATTGGTGCACACTTGGAGTGGGCACACCAAGGGTGTGTCTGCAATTAGGTTCTTCCCCAAGCATGGGCACTTGATCCTCTCAGCTGGGATGGATACTAAAGTGAAGATCTGGGACGTGTTCAATTCAGGTAAGTGTATGAGGACCTATATGGGTCATTCTAAAGCTGTTAGGGACATATCGTTTTGTAATGACGGGACTAAGTTTTTGACTGCTGGTTATGATAAGAACATCAAATACTGGGATACAGAAACCGGGAAGGTTATCTCTACCTTTTCGACTGGGAAGATTCCTTATGTGGTTAAGTTGCATCCAGATGATGAAAAGCAGAATATTTTGTTGGCCGGAATGAGTGATAAAAAGATTGTTCAGTGGGATATGAATACGGGGCAAATTACGCAGGAATATGATCAGCATTTGGGTGCAGTGAATACGATTACCTTTGTCGATGATAACCGGAGGTTTGTGACATCAAGCGATGATAAGTCGCTTCGTGTTTGGGAATTTGGGATCCCTGTGGTTATTAAGTATATAAGTGAGCCTCATATGCATTCTATGCCCTCGATCTCATTGCACCCAAACACGAATTGGCTTGCAGCCCAGAGTTTGGACAATCAGATTCTTATTTATAGCACTAGGGAAAGATTTCAGCTGAATAAGAAGAAGAGGTTTGCTGGCCACATTGTGGCTGGCTACGCTTGTCAAGTTAACTTCTCACCAGATGGACGGTTTGTTATGTCTGGAGATGGAGAGGGTAGATGCTGGTTTTGGGACTGGAAGAGTTGCAAAGTCTTCAGAACTCTGAAATGTCATGAGGGGGTGTGTATTGGGTGTGAGTGGCATCCACTGGAACAGAGTAAAGTAGCAACCTGTGGCTGGGATGGCTTGATCAAGTATTG GGACTGA
- the LOC115726024 gene encoding dual-specificity RNA methyltransferase RlmN gives MEIGCMWMRRVRTSAIASFSLLSVHPPIPSPSFLSLHPSPPHPLPLFLPNRHSLSVAASASSPPRPLVSADGGCPELGGCEESGTATGGPKVLLKGMRYAELEKWVQSQGYRPGQALMLWKRMYGNNIWAHSADELHGLNKDFKKMLSERAELRALSLKEIRAAADGTRKILFSLEDGLIIETVIIPCDRGRNTVCVSSQVGCAMNCQFCFTGRMGLTRHLTAAEIVDQAVFARRLFHDEDGSITNVVFMGMGEPLHNIENVIKAADIMVHEQGLHFSPRKVTVSTSGLVPQLQRFLHASNCALAVSLNATTDEVRNWIMPINRKYKLSVLLQTLREELHQKSNYKVLFEYVMLAGVNDSFEDAKRLIDLVQGIPCKINLISFNPHSGSKFKPTPEEKIIEFRNILAEGGCTVFLRLSRGDDQMAACGQLGKPGARQAPLLRVPPQFEMALNAAIQFPVHSR, from the exons ATGGAGATTGGATGTATGTGGATGAGGAGGGTTCGAACCTCCGCCATcgcctccttctctctcctctccgttCATCCTCCGATTCCTTCCCCCTCCTTCCTATCACTCCATCCATCACCGCCTCACCCACTTCCTCTATTCCTTCCCAACCGCCACTCTCTCTCCGTTGCCGCTTCCGCTTCTTCTCCGCCTCGCCCTCTCGTTTCCGCCGACGGTGGCTGTCCCGAGCTCG GAGGCTGCGAAGAGAGCGGAACCGCCACCGGAGGACCGAAGGTGCTGCTTAAAGGAATGAGATACGCTGAGCTTGAG AAATGGGTCCAGTCGCAAGGATACAGACCTGGTCAGGCTTTAATGCTCTGGAAGCGCATGTATGGTAACAATATTTGGGCACATTCTGCGGATGAGCTGCATG GTCTGAACAAAGATTTTAAGAAAATGCTGAGTGAACGTGCTGAGCTCAGGGCGTTGTCTTTGAAAGAGATCCGTGCAGCAGCTGATGGGACTAGAAAG attttattttctttggaaGATGGTCTCATTATCGAGACAGTTATCATACCCTGCGATAGAGGTCGTAATACTGTCTGCGTTTCGAGTCAAGTGGGATGTGCCATGAACTGTCAGTTCTGCTTCACTGGCAG GATGGGTTTAACGAGGCATCTGACTGCAGCTGAGATTGTGGATCAAGCTGTATTTGCACGCCGCCTTTTTCATGATGAAGATGGTTCCATCACAAATGTTGTCTTTATG GGAATGGGAGAGCCGCTGCACAACATAGAAAATGTCATAAAAGCTGCAGATATTATGGTACATGAGCAAGGCCTTCATTTCAGCCCACGCAAGGTCACGGTTTCAACCAGTGGGCTTGTCCCACAGCTGCAACGTTTTTTACATGCATCTAACTGTGCCTTAGCTGTTAGTTTGAATGCGACAACTGATGag GTTAGAAACTGGATTATGCCTATAAACAGGAAGTATAAGCTCAGCGTGCTTTTACAGACCCTTAGAGAAGAACTTCACCAGAAGAGTAACTACAAAGTTCTATTTGAATATGTCATGCTTGCTGGTGTAAATGACAG CTTTGAGGATGCAAAGAGGCTTATTGATCTCGTTCAGGGCATCCCCTGCAAGATCAATCTCatttccttcaatcctcattcTGGATCCAAATTTAAGCCAACACCCGAAGAGAAGATAATTGAGTTTCGCAATATATTGGCGGAAGGAGGATGCACTGTTTTCTTGCGACTCAGCAGAGGTGATGATCAGATGGCTGCCTGTGGTCAGCTTGGCAAGCCTGGTGCCAGACAGGCCCCTTTGCTCCGTGTTCCTCCTCAATTTGAAATGGCTTTAAATGCGGCCATACAATTTCCAGTTCATTCTAGATAG